Proteins from a genomic interval of Watersipora subatra chromosome 10, tzWatSuba1.1, whole genome shotgun sequence:
- the LOC137406749 gene encoding uncharacterized protein, with the protein MATQLSKTLREQLDMKYDEFFWSDSKIVIGWISNASRRFNTFVHHRIRIITSETKIKQWNHTPGHCNPADIASRGKPCDQLADSAWFSGPDFLKAATIDQYKLNQQQSEVLDPKDPELKKLKVSKTANVRQPTTVVTRFAKFSTWTRLVRSISTIRNIQKNCTKSWSIKPISVEDGRTSENKIICEVQKHHFEDSYTLIKSGQRLSKKHTLSKLNPFVDETGILRVGGRLQNSQSLNYQEKHPIILPCDAHIASLIVRHYHDSTHHQGRTYTLSAIRNAGYWIIGVTRLTKSVLSNCIACKRLRGKPMEQIMSILPLERVEPAPPFLNIGIDCFGPFVVKERRSEIKRWGLLITCLYSRAIHIELLNDMTTDSFINALRTFICLRGAVNTIYCDQGTNFLGASNEFSKELQSLNKRTSALGTFLLDKQITFKFTAPQASHAGGVWERQIRSVKAVLDGMRIGRYHNRLDTTGLRTAFYESMAIVNSQPIAVNHMDDPEVPILTPNHLITSKAKEVTSPPGNFGSTDIYSRKMWRKVQQFADEFWTLWKTGYMNRITKRQRWQNPKPNIQKGDIVMLTDENTPRNQWLYGMVEETIASTDSKIRKVKIKMSNRGIDSKGKIITKGSTLKRPIQKLVLLQRDE; encoded by the coding sequence ATGGCAACACAACTTAGCAAAACGCTTCGTGAGCAGTTAGATATGAAATACGATGAGTTCTTCTGGTCGGACTCAAAAATTGTTATAGGCTGGATATCTAACGCCTCTAGACGATTCAACACATTCGTTCACCATCGGATCAGGATCATAACTTCTGAAACAAAAATCAAACAATGGAATCACACACCGGGACACTGCAACCCAGCAGACATTGCATCGAGAGGAAAACCATGTGATCAATTGGCAGATTCAGCGTGGTTCTCTGGACCCGACTTCCTGAAGGCTGCAACCATTGATCAGTACAAGCTAAATCAGCAACAGTCTGAAGTTCTAGACCCAAAAGATCCCgagctaaaaaaactaaaagtgTCAAAAACTGCAAACGTCAGGCAGCCTACTACAGTTGTCACTAGGTTTGCTAAATTCTCAACATGGACCAGACTCGTGCGCTCTATTAGCACAATTAGGAACATTCAAAAAAATTGTACTAAATCATGGTCCATAAAACCAATTTCTGTAGAAGACGGCCGCACCTCCGAAAACAAGATCATCTGCGAAGTTCAAAAGCATCACTTCGAAGATTCTTACACCTTGATAAAGAGTGGGCAGCGACTGAGCAAAAAACACACTCTGTCTAAACTAAACCCATTCGTCGATGAAACAGGAATTCTGAGAGTAGGTGGAAGGCTACAGAATTCGCAGAGCCTAAATTACCAAGAAAAACACCCAATAATCTTGCCATGTGACGCCCACATAGCATCCTTGATCGTACGCCACTATCACGACAGCACGCATCATCAAGGTAGAACATATACCCTGAGTGCCATCAGAAATGCTGGATATTGGATTATAGGTGTAACCAGACTGACGAAGTCCGTTCTGAGTAACTGCATTGCCTGCAAAAGATTACGGGGTAAACCCATGGAGCAAATAATGTCAATCCTACCGTTAGAAAGAGTCGAGCCTGCACCACCCTTTTTGAATATTGGGATAGATTGCTTCGGACCATTTGTTGTAAAAGAAAGACGATCAGAAATAAAAAGATGGGGACTGCTTATCACATGTCTTTATTCAAGAGCCATACACATCGAGCTGTTAAATGACATGACGACTGACTCCTTCATTAATGCCCTTCGAACCTTTATCTGCCTCAGAGGAGCAGTAAACACTATATACTGCGATCAAGGGACCAACTTCCTCGGAGCGAGCAATGAATTTTCAAAAGAACTACAGTCTCTAAATAAGAGGACATCTGCCCTAGGAACTTTCCTCTTAGATAAACAAATAACTTTCAAGTTTACTGCACCCCAGGCAAGCCACGCCGGTGGCGTATGGGAGCGTCAAATTCGTAGCGTGAAAGCTGTCTTAGACGGAATGCGCATCGGAAGATACCACAATAGACTAGACACAACAGGACTTCGAACAGCTTTCTATGAATCGATGGCCATTGTTAATAGCCAACCAATAGCAGTCAATCACATGGATGACCCAGAGGTGCCAATTCTAACGCCAAACCACCTAATCACATCGAAAGCAAAGGAGGTGACTTCACCACCAGGAAACTTTGGAAGTACAGACATTTATAGCAGGAAAATGTGGCGAAAAGTTCAGCAGTTTGCTGATGAGTTTTGGACATTGTGGAAAACCGGGTACATGAATAGAATCACGAAAAGACAAAGGTGGCAGAACCCAAAACCCAATATTCAGAAAGGTGACATAGTTATGTTAACAGACGAAAACACTCCGAGGAATCAGTGGCTTTATGGAATGGTTGAGGAGACGATTGCCAGCACAGATAGCAAAATAAGAAAAGTGAAGATAAAGATGTCCAATCGAGGCATCGACAGCAAGGGGAAGATCATCACGAAAGGCTCCACCTTAAAAAGACCCATTCAAAAGTTAGTACTGCTCCAAAGAGACGAGTGA